A single genomic interval of Haloterrigena salifodinae harbors:
- a CDS encoding phosphate uptake regulator PhoU — METRKVQVTGGSTFTVSLPKSWATDNDVSAGTTVEFYPEGDSLLLTPQSETDRQTGTLDVTDLEGERLTRAVMTMYVSGFDIIRLSAGRITTDQRSAIRSATQSLVGVEVLEETTDSVVIQDLLDSSELSIVNAVSRMRLIARAMLEDAVTALVENDDDIAQDVIERDDDVDRLWQVVSRIFRATLRSPRAAEELGVPREDCFDFHSSARQLERVADHAAKISNLALKLGAIPGDVADALVALHDDVADVIEKSMDALVAEDSDEATDLGHAAREAILEIDEHTRTIDDMLRELEPVQAQSLGLIVDSLSRSADYGGNIAETALQKAAPRP; from the coding sequence ATGGAGACGCGCAAGGTGCAGGTGACGGGCGGGTCGACGTTTACCGTCTCGCTGCCGAAATCCTGGGCGACCGACAACGACGTCAGCGCCGGGACGACCGTCGAGTTCTATCCGGAGGGGGACTCGCTGTTGTTGACGCCCCAGAGCGAAACCGATCGCCAGACGGGAACCCTCGACGTCACGGACCTCGAGGGCGAGCGGCTCACTCGGGCCGTGATGACGATGTACGTCAGCGGCTTCGACATCATCCGCCTCTCGGCCGGCCGCATCACGACCGACCAGCGCAGCGCGATCCGGAGCGCGACCCAGAGCCTCGTCGGCGTCGAGGTGCTAGAGGAGACGACCGACAGCGTCGTCATTCAAGACTTGCTCGACTCCTCTGAGCTCTCGATCGTCAACGCCGTCTCGCGGATGCGCCTGATCGCTCGGGCGATGCTCGAGGACGCCGTCACGGCGCTGGTCGAGAACGACGACGACATCGCTCAGGACGTTATCGAACGCGACGATGACGTCGACCGCCTCTGGCAGGTCGTTTCACGGATCTTCCGCGCAACGCTGCGCTCGCCGCGGGCCGCGGAGGAGCTCGGCGTCCCCCGCGAGGACTGTTTCGACTTCCACTCGAGCGCCCGCCAGCTCGAGCGGGTCGCCGACCATGCGGCCAAGATCAGCAACCTCGCGCTCAAACTCGGGGCGATTCCCGGAGACGTCGCCGACGCGCTCGTCGCCCTCCACGACGATGTCGCGGACGTCATCGAGAAATCGATGGACGCGCTGGTCGCCGAGGACAGCGACGAGGCGACCGACCTCGGCCACGCCGCCCGCGAGGCGATCCTCGAAATCGACGAACACACCAGGACGATCGACGACATGCTCCGGGAACTCGAACCGGTGCAGGCCCAGTCGCTGGGGCTGATCGTCGACTCGCTGTCCCGGAGCGCCGACTACGGCGGCAACATCGCCGAGACGGCCCTCCAGAAGGCCGCGCCTCGCCCCTGA
- the pstB gene encoding phosphate ABC transporter ATP-binding protein PstB, with protein sequence MIANGTQSVSTSDDSTARSETSVTDDVPLGSPRVDDAIIEARDLDVYYGDDQALDGIHMDIPERKVTALIGPSGCGKSTFLRSINRMNDLIDIARVEGDLYFHGKNVYDDDVDPVALRRKIGMIFQSPNPFPKSIRDNVAYGLKVQGKDENVDEKVRTALERAALLEEVDSQLDSSGLDLSGGQQQRLCIARAIAPDPEVVLMDEPASALDPIATSKIEDLIEDLAEEYTVVIVTHNMQQAARISDKTAVFLTGGELVEFDNTEKIFENPESDRVEDYITGKFG encoded by the coding sequence ATGATCGCGAACGGAACCCAATCCGTCTCGACGTCCGACGACAGCACCGCCCGTTCGGAGACGTCCGTAACCGACGACGTTCCCCTCGGATCACCGCGGGTCGACGACGCCATCATCGAAGCCCGCGATCTGGACGTCTACTACGGCGACGACCAGGCGCTGGACGGAATCCACATGGACATCCCCGAGCGGAAGGTCACGGCGCTGATCGGACCGTCGGGCTGTGGGAAGTCGACGTTCCTGCGCTCGATCAACCGGATGAACGACCTCATCGACATCGCCCGCGTCGAGGGCGACCTCTACTTCCATGGGAAAAACGTCTACGATGACGACGTCGACCCCGTCGCCTTACGGCGGAAGATCGGCATGATCTTCCAGTCGCCCAACCCGTTCCCGAAATCGATTCGGGACAACGTCGCCTACGGGCTGAAGGTCCAGGGGAAAGACGAAAACGTCGACGAGAAGGTACGAACAGCCCTCGAGCGGGCAGCCCTCCTCGAGGAAGTCGACAGTCAACTCGACTCGAGCGGACTGGACCTCTCCGGCGGTCAGCAACAGCGACTCTGCATCGCTCGGGCGATCGCGCCCGATCCGGAGGTCGTTCTGATGGACGAGCCGGCGTCAGCGCTGGATCCGATCGCCACCTCGAAGATCGAGGACCTGATCGAGGATCTCGCCGAGGAGTACACCGTCGTCATCGTCACTCACAACATGCAGCAGGCGGCTCGGATTTCGGACAAAACGGCAGTCTTCCTCACCGGCGGGGAACTCGTCGAGTTCGACAACACCGAGAAGATCTTCGAGAATCCCGAAAGCGACCGCGTCGAGGACTACATCACCGGCAAGTTCGGGTAA
- a CDS encoding PstS family phosphate ABC transporter substrate-binding protein, translating to MSRETTASLPTDFGRRDFLAAAGVALSSGLAGCSGVFAAEEDNVNVAGSSTVFPVTEAIASAFSEENPTVNISLSKTGTGGGFGNFFCAGRTDINNASRAIADAEVEQCGSNDITAVEFQIATDALTVVVNPDADWVDCLTVEELREIWRADGAQQWSDINEDWPDEEFELYGAATTSGTFDYFNEAIIGEEENHRSDYHATERDRTIVQGVQGSEYAMGYFGFSYYSENPDSIKAVSIDNGDGCVEPSIDTAMSGEYTPLSRPLYIYVAKESLTKSAVQDFSRFYMKQAATDLVSDVGYVPITEENRDENLKKLDAEIEEVTE from the coding sequence ATGTCGAGAGAAACCACGGCGTCCCTGCCGACCGACTTCGGTCGGCGTGATTTTCTCGCCGCGGCTGGTGTTGCCCTCTCCAGTGGGTTAGCTGGCTGTAGCGGCGTCTTCGCCGCGGAAGAAGATAATGTGAACGTTGCGGGGAGCAGTACGGTGTTTCCCGTGACCGAGGCGATCGCTTCCGCGTTCTCCGAAGAGAACCCGACCGTCAACATCTCGCTCAGTAAGACCGGCACCGGCGGCGGGTTCGGGAATTTCTTCTGCGCGGGACGAACCGACATTAATAACGCGAGTCGGGCGATCGCCGACGCCGAAGTCGAACAGTGCGGGAGCAACGATATCACGGCCGTAGAGTTCCAGATCGCGACCGACGCGCTGACGGTCGTCGTCAATCCGGATGCGGACTGGGTTGACTGCCTCACGGTCGAGGAACTCCGCGAGATCTGGCGGGCCGACGGCGCCCAACAATGGAGCGATATCAACGAGGACTGGCCCGACGAGGAGTTCGAACTGTACGGGGCCGCGACGACCTCCGGCACGTTCGACTACTTCAACGAGGCCATTATCGGCGAGGAAGAAAACCACCGTAGCGATTACCACGCGACCGAACGCGACCGAACGATCGTCCAGGGGGTTCAGGGCTCGGAGTACGCGATGGGGTACTTCGGCTTCTCGTACTACAGCGAGAACCCGGACTCGATCAAGGCGGTCTCCATCGATAACGGCGACGGCTGCGTCGAACCGTCGATCGATACGGCCATGTCCGGTGAGTACACGCCCCTCTCGCGACCACTCTACATCTACGTCGCGAAGGAATCGCTCACGAAGTCGGCGGTCCAGGACTTCAGCCGCTTCTACATGAAACAGGCCGCGACGGACCTCGTCTCCGACGTCGGTTACGTTCCGATCACCGAGGAGAACCGCGACGAGAACCTCAAGAAACTCGACGCCGAGATCGAGGAGGTAACCGAATGA
- the pstC gene encoding phosphate ABC transporter permease subunit PstC encodes MSQPDFSHDASRTARGTAFRYLFMLCALLSILTTVAIILTLLIDAVDFFAQVSLVEFLTGTRWSPTNEPIAFGVLPLISGTLVITVGSAMVALPIGLLTAIYLSEYATDRQRSYLKPALEVLAGVPTVVYGYFALVYITPALDTILPLSTFNGLSASIMVGIMIIPMVSSISEDAMSAVPDSLRQASYGLGATKFTVSTSVVVPAALSGIFSSFILALSRAIGETMIVAIAAGQTPRMVDLTDPAGMFLNSIQPMTSAMVQIGTGDIVGQGEAYKSLFAVGLTLFVITFVMNLISEFVASRYREVYR; translated from the coding sequence ATGAGCCAACCCGACTTCTCTCACGACGCGAGTCGCACGGCGCGTGGCACCGCATTCCGCTATCTCTTCATGCTGTGTGCGCTGCTGTCGATTCTGACAACCGTCGCGATCATTCTGACGCTGCTGATCGACGCGGTCGACTTCTTCGCGCAGGTCTCGCTCGTCGAATTCCTCACGGGCACGCGGTGGAGCCCAACGAATGAACCGATCGCATTCGGCGTTCTCCCGCTGATTTCGGGGACGCTGGTCATCACCGTCGGCTCGGCGATGGTCGCGCTCCCGATCGGACTGCTGACCGCGATCTACCTGAGCGAGTACGCTACCGATCGCCAGCGATCGTATCTCAAGCCGGCCCTCGAGGTGCTGGCGGGCGTTCCGACGGTCGTCTACGGCTACTTCGCGCTCGTCTACATCACGCCGGCGCTGGACACGATCCTACCGCTGTCGACGTTCAACGGGCTGTCGGCGTCGATCATGGTCGGCATCATGATCATCCCGATGGTCTCTTCGATCAGCGAGGACGCGATGAGCGCGGTGCCGGACTCGCTCCGTCAGGCCAGTTACGGGCTGGGAGCGACGAAGTTCACCGTCTCGACGTCCGTCGTCGTGCCGGCGGCGCTGTCCGGAATCTTCTCGTCGTTCATCCTCGCGCTCTCGCGGGCGATCGGGGAGACGATGATCGTCGCCATCGCGGCGGGACAGACGCCCCGGATGGTCGATCTGACCGATCCGGCAGGGATGTTCCTGAACTCGATCCAGCCGATGACCTCCGCGATGGTCCAGATCGGGACGGGCGACATCGTCGGGCAGGGCGAAGCGTACAAGAGCCTCTTCGCGGTCGGGCTGACGCTGTTCGTCATCACCTTCGTCATGAACCTCATCAGTGAATTCGTCGCGTCGCGCTACCGGGAGGTGTACCGCTAA
- the pstA gene encoding phosphate ABC transporter permease PstA, whose product MAADTRDEPADSEFGQISRTKDVSFRLLALAATLVGIVSLAALLLNVAVDAVGWLDWQFLTNPPHPDPYQAGFLPALVGSVAIMLVIALITFPLGVGAAIYLEEYADDGYLTRFIQLNIANLAGVPSVVYGLLGLGLFVGLFNIGYGTVLAAAFTIALLILPIVIISAQEAIRSVPDSQRQASYGMGATKWQTIRNVVLPRAMPGIMTGTILALGRAIGETAPLIMIAAPTTVFGLPNGPFSKVSAMPLQIYNWASYPQTEFQYGVVAAGVVTLLVVLLTINSIAIVIRNRYQQRT is encoded by the coding sequence ATGGCGGCCGATACCCGCGACGAACCCGCCGATTCCGAGTTCGGTCAAATCAGCCGGACGAAAGACGTGTCGTTCCGCCTGCTCGCGCTGGCGGCGACGCTCGTCGGCATCGTCTCGCTCGCGGCGTTGCTCCTGAACGTCGCCGTCGACGCCGTCGGCTGGCTCGACTGGCAGTTCCTCACGAACCCGCCCCACCCCGACCCGTACCAGGCAGGATTCCTGCCCGCACTCGTCGGCTCCGTCGCCATCATGCTCGTGATCGCGCTGATCACGTTCCCGCTCGGCGTCGGCGCCGCGATCTACCTCGAGGAGTACGCCGACGACGGCTACCTCACGCGGTTCATCCAGCTCAACATCGCGAACCTTGCGGGCGTCCCCTCGGTCGTCTACGGCCTGCTGGGACTGGGACTCTTCGTCGGCCTCTTTAACATCGGCTACGGGACGGTGCTGGCGGCCGCGTTCACCATCGCCCTGCTCATCCTGCCGATCGTGATCATCTCGGCTCAGGAGGCGATTCGGTCCGTCCCCGACTCTCAGCGACAGGCATCCTACGGGATGGGCGCGACGAAATGGCAGACGATCCGCAACGTCGTCCTACCGCGGGCGATGCCCGGTATCATGACCGGAACGATCCTCGCGCTCGGCCGCGCGATCGGGGAGACGGCGCCGCTGATCATGATCGCCGCCCCGACGACCGTCTTCGGACTTCCGAACGGTCCCTTCAGCAAGGTCAGCGCCATGCCGCTGCAGATCTACAACTGGGCCTCCTATCCCCAGACCGAATTCCAGTACGGCGTCGTCGCTGCTGGCGTCGTCACGCTGCTCGTCGTCTTGCTGACGATCAACTCGATCGCGATCGTCATTCGGAATCGATATCAACAGCGCACCTGA
- the pstB gene encoding phosphate ABC transporter ATP-binding protein PstB produces the protein MTNEQMTSSETESTDDQPAPTPGTDGLVDSADAGAETATDRTLLEARDLDVYYGEEQALDSVDIEIPEKQVTAVIGPSGCGKSTFLRCINRMNDLVDAARVEGELLFDGKNVYDDDVDPVALRRKIGMVFQSPNPFPKSIRDNVAYGLKVQGKDENVDEKVRTALERAALLEEVDGQLDSSGLDLSGGQQQRLCIARAIAPDPDVILMDEPASALDPVATSKIEDLIEDLAEEYTVVIVTHNMQQAARISDKTAVFLTGGELVEFDNTEKIFENPEHDRVEDYITGKFG, from the coding sequence ATGACTAACGAACAGATGACTTCCTCGGAAACGGAATCGACCGACGACCAGCCAGCCCCGACGCCGGGAACCGACGGCCTCGTCGACAGTGCCGACGCCGGCGCCGAGACGGCGACCGATCGGACGCTGCTCGAGGCGCGCGACCTCGACGTCTACTACGGCGAGGAGCAAGCGCTCGACAGCGTCGACATCGAGATTCCCGAAAAGCAGGTGACGGCGGTCATCGGCCCGTCGGGCTGCGGGAAATCGACGTTCCTCCGGTGTATCAATCGGATGAACGATCTCGTCGACGCCGCCCGCGTCGAGGGCGAACTGCTGTTCGACGGCAAGAACGTCTACGACGACGACGTTGACCCCGTCGCCTTACGCCGGAAGATCGGCATGGTCTTCCAGTCGCCTAACCCGTTCCCGAAGAGCATTCGGGACAACGTCGCCTACGGGCTGAAGGTCCAGGGGAAAGACGAAAACGTCGACGAGAAGGTACGAACAGCCCTCGAGCGGGCGGCCCTCCTCGAGGAAGTCGATGGTCAACTCGACTCGAGCGGACTGGACCTCTCCGGCGGTCAACAGCAGCGCCTCTGTATCGCCCGCGCGATCGCGCCGGATCCGGACGTGATCCTGATGGACGAGCCGGCCTCGGCGCTCGACCCCGTCGCCACCTCGAAGATCGAGGACCTGATCGAGGATCTCGCCGAGGAGTACACCGTCGTCATCGTCACTCACAACATGCAGCAGGCGGCCCGAATCTCGGACAAGACGGCCGTCTTCCTCACCGGCGGGGAACTCGTCGAGTTCGATAACACCGAGAAAATCTTCGAGAACCCCGAGCACGACCGCGTCGAGGACTACATTACCGGCAAGTTCGGATAG
- a CDS encoding metal-dependent hydrolase: MVATGVHILLGLALVPLVTRSERSEPYLVAALAAAVPDVDTFVFRPLIELGYVSSIVWTHRGLTHSLLAGVVIVGLLSAFGPWRAAAIGFGSHVGFDMLSGGVRLFAPVDQTAYGVSLDWLLLNMATSAFAVAVILGSLLGMKYDFERRVSLRFPKSTLERFR; the protein is encoded by the coding sequence ATGGTCGCTACTGGGGTACACATTCTGCTCGGTCTGGCACTGGTTCCGCTCGTCACTCGGTCAGAACGATCGGAGCCGTATCTCGTCGCGGCGCTCGCCGCCGCCGTTCCCGATGTCGATACGTTCGTCTTTCGGCCGCTGATCGAACTCGGCTACGTCTCGAGTATCGTGTGGACGCACCGCGGGCTCACGCACTCGCTGCTGGCTGGGGTCGTCATAGTGGGTCTCCTCTCCGCGTTCGGTCCCTGGCGAGCCGCCGCGATCGGGTTCGGATCGCATGTCGGCTTCGATATGCTGAGCGGCGGGGTCCGGTTGTTCGCACCTGTCGATCAGACGGCGTACGGGGTATCGCTCGACTGGCTGCTCCTGAACATGGCCACGTCGGCCTTCGCGGTCGCCGTGATCCTCGGCAGTTTACTCGGCATGAAATACGATTTCGAGCGACGCGTTTCCCTTCGATTCCCGAAGTCGACACTCGAGCGATTCCGTTAG
- a CDS encoding GAF domain-containing sensor histidine kinase gives MGDDGSPSGSQENLTDELERRNRFLQQVSEIISDTDQPFLDQIDSLLETGRDAVGTEFAAFSFVDDDACVFEAIDVPNGADIQRGDAVPLSEVPKSKRVVETEQTLVLGDVEAQATELADPWGIDCYLGAPIFNADEVYGTFCLCGTEARSEGFSDWEETFIELLSNWVSTQLQQREQYQSLRDTQLQMEAAVDAGAVGTWEWNIPEDQFVTGPSFARTFGVDPDKASKGVPLQELLDSIHEGDRDRVTREIEDAVESCGEYEAEYRVWNADDELQWVIARGYVECDDDGNPVTFPGALTDITDQKQAERQLETVNGRLRASNKRLEQFAHAASHDLQEPLRMVSSYLQLIENQYGETLDEEGREFLEFAVDGAERMRNMIDALLAYSRVETQGSPFEPVGLNDVLMDVQTDLQRKIEETEAEVTVTDLPRVEGDPSQLRQLFQNLLDNALEYSGDEPPRVYVSAEQGRSKGVIAVRDEGIGIEPANHDQIFEVFERLHSREDHSGTGIGLSLCERIAERHDGEMWVESEPENGTTVFVSLPIYDA, from the coding sequence ATGGGTGACGATGGATCACCGAGCGGCTCTCAAGAAAATCTCACGGACGAACTTGAGCGTCGGAATAGGTTCTTACAGCAGGTCTCGGAGATCATCTCAGATACTGACCAGCCGTTCCTCGATCAAATTGATTCTCTCCTGGAAACCGGTCGTGACGCCGTCGGGACGGAGTTCGCCGCGTTCTCATTTGTAGATGACGACGCCTGCGTCTTCGAGGCAATTGACGTCCCAAACGGAGCCGATATTCAGCGGGGAGATGCGGTTCCGCTTTCCGAGGTCCCGAAGTCCAAACGCGTCGTCGAAACCGAGCAAACGCTCGTCCTCGGGGACGTCGAAGCGCAAGCCACGGAGTTGGCAGATCCCTGGGGAATCGACTGTTACCTCGGGGCGCCGATATTCAATGCCGATGAGGTCTACGGAACGTTTTGCTTGTGCGGGACGGAGGCCAGGAGCGAGGGCTTCTCCGACTGGGAGGAGACGTTTATCGAACTCCTCAGCAATTGGGTGAGTACGCAGCTCCAACAGCGAGAACAGTATCAATCCTTACGTGATACGCAATTACAGATGGAGGCAGCGGTGGACGCTGGTGCGGTCGGGACGTGGGAATGGAACATCCCCGAAGACCAGTTCGTCACTGGACCATCATTCGCGAGGACTTTCGGAGTTGATCCGGATAAAGCCAGCAAGGGCGTGCCACTTCAGGAGTTGCTCGATTCCATTCACGAGGGCGACCGTGACCGAGTGACGCGGGAAATCGAAGACGCCGTCGAATCCTGCGGCGAGTACGAAGCCGAATACCGCGTTTGGAATGCCGACGACGAACTGCAGTGGGTCATCGCCCGCGGATACGTCGAGTGCGACGACGACGGGAACCCGGTGACCTTCCCTGGTGCGCTCACTGATATTACGGACCAAAAGCAAGCCGAGCGACAACTCGAAACCGTCAACGGACGACTCAGGGCGTCGAACAAACGGCTCGAGCAGTTCGCCCACGCTGCTTCGCACGATCTGCAAGAGCCGCTGCGGATGGTGTCAAGCTATCTCCAATTGATCGAAAACCAGTACGGCGAGACGCTGGACGAGGAGGGTCGAGAATTTCTCGAGTTTGCCGTCGATGGTGCAGAACGGATGCGCAATATGATCGATGCGCTGCTCGCATACTCGCGAGTTGAGACGCAGGGTAGCCCGTTCGAACCGGTCGGTTTGAACGATGTGCTGATGGACGTGCAGACTGACCTCCAGCGGAAGATCGAGGAAACCGAGGCTGAGGTAACCGTTACGGACCTTCCTCGCGTCGAAGGAGACCCTAGCCAACTGCGACAACTGTTCCAGAATCTGCTAGACAACGCGCTCGAATACAGCGGTGACGAACCGCCGCGCGTCTATGTGTCGGCTGAACAAGGTAGATCGAAGGGGGTTATCGCCGTCCGCGACGAAGGAATTGGCATTGAGCCTGCCAATCACGACCAGATCTTCGAGGTGTTCGAACGCCTCCACAGTCGTGAAGACCACTCCGGCACGGGGATCGGACTATCACTCTGTGAACGAATCGCCGAGCGCCACGACGGCGAGATGTGGGTGGAGTCCGAGCCCGAGAACGGGACAACAGTTTTCGTCTCCTTGCCGATCTATGACGCATAA
- the phoU gene encoding phosphate signaling complex protein PhoU — translation MARKSYQEKLTELREDILYMSEVVMERLRMGLDALEQKDHELAREVIEGDGEINRMYLDLEQDCIDLLALQQPVASDLRFIAASFKIITDLERIADLATNLGEYTLDAEENLFPDVDVQEMGELTLQMIEDAMVAYDEEDTEACRELAARDDDLDHFAERASEIVVRDLIERELDSPEEVELLLQDVSRLLLTIRDLERVGDHSVNIAARTLYMVENDDELIY, via the coding sequence ATGGCCAGAAAATCGTATCAGGAGAAACTCACGGAACTCCGCGAGGACATCCTCTACATGAGCGAAGTCGTCATGGAGCGACTTCGGATGGGGCTCGACGCCCTCGAGCAGAAAGACCACGAACTCGCCCGAGAGGTAATCGAGGGCGACGGCGAGATCAACCGGATGTATCTCGACTTAGAGCAGGACTGTATCGACCTGCTGGCGCTCCAGCAGCCGGTCGCGAGCGACCTCCGGTTTATCGCCGCCTCGTTCAAGATCATCACCGACCTCGAGCGGATCGCCGACCTCGCGACGAACCTCGGAGAGTACACGCTAGACGCCGAGGAGAACCTGTTCCCCGACGTCGACGTCCAGGAGATGGGCGAGCTGACCCTCCAGATGATCGAGGACGCGATGGTCGCCTACGACGAGGAAGACACAGAGGCCTGTCGCGAACTCGCCGCTCGCGACGACGACCTCGATCACTTCGCGGAGCGAGCCAGCGAGATCGTCGTCCGCGACCTGATCGAGCGCGAACTCGATTCGCCCGAAGAGGTCGAACTACTGTTGCAGGATGTCTCGCGGCTCCTGCTGACGATCCGCGACCTAGAGCGCGTCGGCGATCACTCGGTTAACATCGCGGCGCGGACGCTGTACATGGTCGAAAACGACGACGAACTGATCTACTGA
- a CDS encoding polymer-forming cytoskeletal protein, with translation MAFSRDPLDELVVPDGTEAKEVDLVTDGDVLVGGRSTVEFGVRGRNVLAGEGVEFGGAIEAEADCRLDMWCEVAENVLVGQDAYIGERVHVAGEMKVAGDLDIGDDVEIEEGFEANGWIVIRNPMPTIVFLFVYLKHLLLIGEEQTAQRLVSELVDEDEGEEIDADPLVIPKNATVSDDAWRVSTPATIGDDCRLHGNVRAETIAVGAETTIFGSLRARGDITVGEGTRIHGDLTTRDGDVTIAAGARVLGDVSCAALELGPDAEIDGTIRADGEITMGTTDREPE, from the coding sequence GTGGCCTTCAGCAGGGACCCGTTAGACGAACTGGTCGTTCCCGACGGAACGGAAGCCAAGGAAGTCGACCTCGTAACCGACGGTGACGTCCTCGTCGGCGGTCGGTCGACCGTCGAGTTCGGGGTCCGCGGCCGAAACGTCCTCGCCGGCGAAGGCGTTGAGTTCGGCGGCGCCATCGAAGCCGAGGCGGACTGTCGCCTCGACATGTGGTGTGAGGTTGCCGAGAACGTACTGGTCGGTCAAGATGCCTACATCGGCGAGCGCGTCCACGTCGCCGGCGAGATGAAAGTCGCCGGCGATCTCGACATCGGCGACGACGTCGAGATCGAGGAGGGGTTCGAGGCCAACGGCTGGATCGTCATTCGCAACCCCATGCCGACGATCGTGTTCCTGTTCGTCTACCTCAAACACCTCCTGCTGATCGGCGAGGAACAGACCGCACAGCGACTCGTCTCCGAACTCGTCGACGAGGACGAGGGCGAGGAGATCGACGCCGACCCGCTCGTGATTCCCAAAAACGCGACGGTCAGCGACGACGCCTGGCGGGTCTCGACGCCCGCGACGATCGGCGACGACTGCCGGCTTCACGGCAACGTCCGCGCCGAGACGATCGCCGTCGGAGCCGAGACGACGATCTTCGGCAGCCTCCGGGCTCGAGGCGACATCACCGTCGGCGAGGGAACGCGGATTCACGGCGACCTGACTACGCGCGACGGCGACGTCACGATCGCGGCGGGCGCTCGTGTCCTCGGCGACGTCTCGTGTGCGGCGCTCGAGCTCGGCCCCGACGCGGAGATCGACGGGACGATCCGCGCCGACGGCGAGATCACGATGGGGACGACCGACCGCGAACCCGAGTGA
- a CDS encoding DUF5800 family protein has product MTTLAFDEEGVDVVYEGTEFRLERELIEEATEKTYYDVTDHEVLQIVAEQPNLQGEPRRVGDIL; this is encoded by the coding sequence ATGACGACTCTCGCGTTCGATGAAGAGGGGGTCGACGTCGTCTACGAAGGCACCGAGTTCCGCCTCGAGCGAGAACTCATCGAGGAGGCGACGGAGAAGACCTACTATGACGTGACCGACCACGAAGTGCTGCAGATCGTCGCCGAACAGCCGAATCTCCAAGGAGAACCGCGACGCGTCGGTGATATCCTCTGA